From the Leptospirales bacterium genome, one window contains:
- a CDS encoding GDYXXLXY domain-containing protein translates to MDKLWNRLRFPGFVALIILQLAALGQMVFARQHLLDSGLPALLAVQPLDPRSLLSGYYVRLDLAASRIEASVPRLPATDTAQWKQGETVFVQLSKEEGRTVRHVSAISRDRRLLTTPGAIVLRGRVVESWEQRLVLNYGIEEYFTPQSEAARIEEAVAAASIEQGRNAEPPAAYVEIAVDPESGEGALRRLFIKGQPVQFH, encoded by the coding sequence ATGGATAAGCTCTGGAACCGGTTGCGATTTCCCGGATTCGTTGCGCTGATCATCCTGCAGCTGGCAGCGCTTGGTCAGATGGTATTTGCGCGTCAGCATTTGCTCGACAGCGGGCTGCCGGCCTTGCTTGCCGTGCAGCCGCTGGACCCGCGCAGTTTGCTCTCCGGCTACTACGTGCGTCTGGACCTGGCGGCGAGTCGTATTGAAGCGAGTGTACCGCGCCTGCCGGCCACGGACACCGCGCAGTGGAAGCAAGGAGAAACGGTCTTTGTTCAACTCAGCAAAGAAGAGGGCCGCACCGTACGCCATGTATCAGCTATCAGCCGCGATCGGCGTTTGCTGACAACCCCGGGCGCCATCGTGCTGCGCGGGCGCGTTGTCGAAAGCTGGGAGCAGCGCCTCGTCTTGAATTACGGCATCGAGGAATACTTCACGCCGCAAAGCGAGGCCGCGCGCATCGAAGAGGCTGTGGCTGCAGCCAGCATCGAACAGGGGCGCAATGCCGAACCGCCGGCCGCCTACGTGGAAATTGCCGTTGATCCGGAAAGCGGCGAAGGCGCGTTGCGGCGACTGTTCATCAAAGGCCAGCCGGTTCAATTCCATTGA